The Terriglobales bacterium genome includes the window AAGAAGTGCCAGACCACGTGGCCCATCCACGCCACCCGGTCGGAGAGGCCGGTCTTCTCCCACTGGTGCGCCGGCGTGTCGAACGACCAGTAGATGAACATGGGGCGCCCGATGATGTTCTGGCGCGGGATGAAGCCCCAGAAGCGGCTGTCGTAGCTGGCCAGCCGGTTGTCGCCCATGCCGAAGAAGCAGTCGGGGGGCACCACCAGGTCGCCACCCTGAAGGTGGCTGGGCATCTCCATCTGCCAGTCGGGGTTGACCTGGCTGCCCTCCGTGGGCGGCTCGGCGGGGAAGTTGTCGCGATACGGCGAATAGCAAGGGACGGAGACGTTGTCGCAATAATGCGTCACGTAAGGCTCGTGGAGCGCCTGGCCGTTGCGGTAGACCACGCCGTCCTTCAGGTGGATGCGGTCGCCGGGGATCCCGATGATGCGCTTCACCACGTACAGCCCCGCCTGCGAGGGGGAGAGGAACACCACAATGTCGCCGCGCCGGACCTCGTGGTAGGGCATGACGGGCTCGATCCAGGTGCTGGCAGGGGCGTAGGTGGAGCGGTCCACGAACACGTGGTCGCCGATGAGCAGCGTGTCCTCCATCGAGCTGGAGGGGATCTCGAAGGCCTGCACATTGAAGGTGATGATGAACATCCCGGTCACCAGCACCACCGCCAGGGAGGCCAGGAATTCCAGCGGCGTCTCCCGCTTCTTCTCCTTCTTGGGGCCGGCGGTCTTTTTCTTCTTAGGCTCGCGCACGGCAGTGGGCGTGGTCCCGGACTCCTGCGGCCGGCGGGCGGCTACTCCACCAGGCGGAAGGTCCGATTCCAGCGCATCTCCTCATCGAGATGTAGTAGGGCATAGGCAAATCGTGAAAGTGTACCATCCGCGGCGGCGGAGGAGATGGAGCGCGGACTGTGGGAGCGCACCGACCAGTAGATCAG containing:
- the lepB gene encoding signal peptidase I; the encoded protein is MREPKKKKTAGPKKEKKRETPLEFLASLAVVLVTGMFIITFNVQAFEIPSSSMEDTLLIGDHVFVDRSTYAPASTWIEPVMPYHEVRRGDIVVFLSPSQAGLYVVKRIIGIPGDRIHLKDGVVYRNGQALHEPYVTHYCDNVSVPCYSPYRDNFPAEPPTEGSQVNPDWQMEMPSHLQGGDLVVPPDCFFGMGDNRLASYDSRFWGFIPRQNIIGRPMFIYWSFDTPAHQWEKTGLSDRVAWMGHVVWHFFGGTRWRRTAKVVR